In a single window of the Sphingosinicella microcystinivorans genome:
- a CDS encoding GIY-YIG nuclease family protein, translating into MANKPSIDDILTPKPDARPRIYAYSIADEAHDGLLKVGQTTRDVKQRIAEQLKTAAIANYTIELDEPGEADDGSIITDHAVRDALKRKGFANPQLEWMQCSLSDVKTVLAELRSGQQFTGTHHEDFPPRKEQLEAVEQTYAYYHSRWQQDANAVPRFLWNAKMRFGKTFTSYQLAKKLGAKRVLVLTFKPAVEDAWQTDLESHVDFDGWQYLSRNSGRDPSQIDGDKPVVYFGSFQDLLGRDKAGNIKARNEWLHTINWDLVVFDEYHFGAWRETAKELFEGEDAGEAKKEAKLEYADGLDDVNEDLGVMSESETDFLPITTRAYLYLSGTPFKALATGEFIEEQIFNWTYTDEQRAKEEFASQHPGQRNPYGALPQMRLLTYQMPPEITHIASGGELDEFDLNEFFAANGTGVLAQFKHKDEVQKWLNVIRNSPDAPRSFDSIKTGVVPPWPYSDTRLLPHLQHSFWFLPNVAACHAMANLLEEKHNTFWHDYQVIVAAGASAGIGLDALPPVRDKVGSGFDTKTITLSCGKLTTGVTVKQWSSILMLRNLQSPETYFQAAFRVQSPWSIKNPNGDNPNEEEIIKPVCFVFDFAPTRALRQLSEYGIGLSPREANPENAVKELVSFLPVLAYDGAKMMQIDAGGILDIAMAGTSATLLARKWESAMLVNVDNDTLRRVLENPEAMAAVERIEGWRALGDNIIETIINKSEKIKDIKDKAKANDGELTPKEKKELTAEEKEFKSKRKLVQEKLIKFATRIPAFMYLTDFRENKLQDVITKLEPDLFHPVTGLTVADFHLLVRLRVFNTERMNEAVFAFRRYEDASLRYTGIESHEGLTHYGLYDTVVAKE; encoded by the coding sequence CAATCGACGACATCCTTACCCCGAAGCCCGATGCGCGCCCGCGCATCTACGCCTACTCCATCGCGGATGAGGCGCACGACGGCTTGCTCAAGGTTGGCCAGACAACGCGCGATGTGAAGCAGCGGATTGCCGAGCAGTTGAAGACGGCGGCGATTGCCAATTACACCATCGAACTCGACGAACCCGGCGAAGCCGATGACGGGTCGATCATCACCGATCATGCCGTGCGCGATGCGCTCAAGCGCAAGGGTTTTGCCAATCCGCAACTCGAATGGATGCAATGTTCGCTGTCCGATGTAAAAACCGTGCTGGCCGAATTGCGCAGCGGACAGCAATTCACCGGCACGCATCACGAGGATTTTCCGCCGCGCAAGGAGCAGTTGGAAGCGGTCGAGCAAACTTACGCCTATTACCATTCGCGCTGGCAGCAGGATGCCAATGCCGTTCCCCGCTTTCTGTGGAACGCCAAGATGCGTTTCGGCAAGACCTTCACCAGCTACCAGCTTGCCAAGAAACTTGGCGCGAAGCGGGTGCTGGTGCTGACCTTCAAGCCTGCCGTCGAAGATGCGTGGCAGACGGACCTTGAATCTCATGTCGATTTTGACGGGTGGCAGTATCTCTCCCGCAATTCCGGGCGCGATCCAAGCCAGATCGATGGTGACAAGCCCGTGGTCTATTTCGGCTCGTTCCAGGACCTTCTGGGGCGCGACAAGGCCGGGAACATCAAGGCCCGCAACGAATGGCTCCACACGATCAACTGGGATTTGGTCGTGTTCGACGAATACCATTTCGGCGCATGGCGCGAGACGGCAAAGGAGCTTTTCGAGGGCGAGGATGCAGGCGAGGCGAAGAAGGAAGCCAAGCTGGAATACGCCGATGGTCTGGACGATGTGAACGAAGACCTTGGCGTTATGTCGGAGAGCGAAACCGACTTCCTGCCGATCACCACGCGGGCTTACCTCTATCTTTCCGGAACCCCGTTCAAGGCGCTGGCCACGGGCGAGTTCATCGAAGAGCAGATATTCAACTGGACCTACACCGACGAGCAGCGGGCCAAGGAAGAGTTTGCCTCGCAGCATCCGGGGCAGCGCAATCCCTACGGCGCGTTGCCGCAAATGCGCCTGCTGACTTACCAGATGCCGCCTGAGATCACCCACATCGCTAGCGGCGGCGAGCTGGACGAATTTGACCTCAACGAGTTCTTCGCGGCCAACGGCACGGGCGTTCTCGCGCAGTTCAAGCACAAGGATGAGGTGCAGAAATGGCTGAACGTCATTCGCAATTCGCCCGATGCACCGCGATCATTCGACAGCATCAAGACTGGCGTTGTGCCGCCATGGCCCTATTCGGACACTCGGCTTCTGCCCCATTTGCAGCACAGCTTCTGGTTCCTGCCCAACGTCGCGGCCTGCCATGCGATGGCGAATCTGCTGGAAGAGAAGCACAATACCTTTTGGCATGATTATCAGGTGATCGTGGCGGCGGGCGCATCGGCGGGCATTGGCCTTGATGCCTTGCCGCCCGTTCGGGACAAGGTTGGCAGCGGGTTCGACACCAAGACCATCACGCTTTCCTGCGGCAAGCTGACCACGGGGGTCACGGTAAAGCAATGGTCGTCGATCCTGATGCTCCGCAATCTCCAATCGCCGGAGACGTATTTTCAGGCGGCGTTCCGGGTGCAGTCGCCTTGGTCGATCAAGAACCCCAACGGAGACAATCCGAACGAGGAAGAGATCATCAAGCCGGTCTGTTTCGTGTTCGACTTCGCCCCGACTAGGGCGCTACGGCAGTTGTCGGAATATGGCATCGGCCTTTCGCCGAGAGAGGCAAACCCGGAAAACGCGGTGAAGGAACTTGTCTCGTTCCTGCCCGTGCTCGCCTATGACGGCGCGAAGATGATGCAGATCGACGCGGGCGGCATCCTTGATATTGCGATGGCGGGAACGTCCGCGACCCTGCTGGCCCGTAAATGGGAATCTGCCATGCTGGTCAACGTGGACAACGACACGTTGCGCCGTGTTCTCGAAAACCCCGAAGCAATGGCCGCTGTGGAGCGGATCGAAGGTTGGCGCGCCCTTGGCGACAACATCATCGAAACGATCATCAACAAAAGCGAGAAGATCAAGGACATCAAGGACAAGGCCAAAGCCAATGACGGGGAGCTGACCCCGAAAGAGAAGAAGGAACTGACAGCCGAGGAAAAGGAGTTCAAATCCAAGCGGAAGCTGGTTCAGGAAAAGCTGATAAAGTTCGCCACCCGCATCCCGGCCTTCATGTATCTGACCGACTTCCGAGAGAACAAGCTACAGGACGTGATTACCAAGCTGGAACCGGACCTGTTCCATCCAGTCACCGGCCTGACTGTAGCGGATTTCCACCTGCTGGTTCGCCTACGCGTATTCAACACCGAGCGGATGAACGAAGCGGTGTTCGCGTTCCGCCGCTACGAGGATGCTTCGCTGCGCTATACCGGCATCGAAAGCCACGAAGGTCTGACGCATTATGGCTTGTATGACACTGTGGTGGCGAAGGAGTGA